A region of Streptomyces sp. NBC_01267 DNA encodes the following proteins:
- a CDS encoding LCP family protein → MDDRDRYGRGSENAQPEGARVMRHVQRSAPAQRQYGQQSQGRTYEEGYDSSYDSGYNTGQVYGQGGPGNQRGPGGPGPGGPRTGARPGRAPNWGRRIRVGVLVLVVVVLATSIGTYFWADGKLRREVDLSKVIDRPATGKGTNYLIVGSDSREGMSAADKKKLHTGSAEGKRTDSMIILHVGDHGNTMISLPRDSNVTVPSYKGSQSGKLYPNTGRQEKLNAAYAEDGPELLVRTIEYNTGLHIDHYAEIGFDGFAKIVDAVGGVDMNLPKGFKDKYSGADFKAGEQTLNGQQALAFVRTRHAFAASDLERTKNQQKFLAALASQTATPTTVMNPFKLYPVMGAGLDTVIVDKDMSLWNLASMFWAMKGVSGGDGKQMNMPISGSTGGNLVWDKTKVKELVQQLKDDDTVTVTGN, encoded by the coding sequence ATGGATGACAGGGACCGCTACGGACGCGGCAGCGAGAACGCGCAGCCCGAGGGCGCTCGGGTCATGCGGCACGTGCAGCGTTCGGCACCCGCCCAGCGGCAGTACGGGCAGCAGAGCCAGGGCCGGACGTACGAAGAGGGCTACGACAGCTCGTACGACAGCGGCTACAACACGGGCCAGGTCTACGGCCAGGGCGGTCCCGGGAACCAGCGCGGCCCCGGCGGCCCCGGTCCCGGCGGCCCCCGCACCGGCGCCCGCCCCGGCCGCGCCCCGAACTGGGGGCGCCGGATCAGAGTCGGTGTGCTGGTCCTGGTCGTCGTCGTCCTCGCGACCTCGATCGGTACGTACTTCTGGGCCGACGGCAAGCTGCGCCGCGAGGTCGACCTGTCCAAGGTCATCGACCGCCCCGCCACCGGCAAGGGCACGAACTACCTGATCGTGGGCTCGGACAGCCGCGAAGGGATGTCGGCCGCCGACAAGAAGAAGCTCCACACGGGCTCGGCCGAGGGCAAGCGCACCGACTCCATGATCATCCTGCACGTGGGCGACCACGGGAACACGATGATCTCGCTCCCCCGCGACTCGAACGTCACGGTCCCGTCGTACAAGGGCTCCCAGTCCGGCAAGCTCTACCCGAACACCGGCCGCCAGGAGAAGCTGAACGCCGCGTACGCGGAGGACGGCCCCGAACTGCTGGTGCGCACCATCGAGTACAACACCGGGCTGCACATCGACCACTACGCGGAGATCGGCTTCGACGGTTTCGCGAAGATCGTGGACGCGGTCGGCGGTGTGGACATGAACCTCCCCAAGGGCTTCAAGGACAAGTACTCGGGCGCCGACTTCAAGGCGGGCGAGCAGACCCTCAACGGCCAGCAGGCGCTCGCCTTCGTCCGTACCCGGCACGCCTTCGCGGCGAGCGACCTGGAACGTACGAAGAACCAGCAGAAGTTCCTGGCGGCACTGGCGAGCCAGACGGCCACCCCGACCACGGTCATGAACCCGTTCAAGCTCTACCCGGTGATGGGTGCGGGGCTGGACACGGTGATCGTGGACAAGGACATGAGCCTGTGGAACCTGGCGTCCATGTTCTGGGCCATGAAGGGTGTGTCGGGCGGCGACGGCAAGCAGATGAACATGCCGATCTCGGGCTCCACCGGCGGCAACCTGGTCTGGGACAAGACCAAGGTCAAGGAGCTGGTGCAGCAGCTGAAGGACGACGACACGGTGACGGTCACCGGGAACTAG
- a CDS encoding acyl-CoA thioesterase: MTDIPGKPTSASRTTLSHIMTGTDTNLLGTVHGGVIMKLVDDAAGAVAGRHSGGPAVTASMDEMVFLEPVRVGDLVHVKAQVNWTGRSSMEVGVRVLAERWNESTPAQQVGSAYLVFAAVDADGKPRVVPPVVPETERDKRRYQEAQIRRTHRLARRRAIKELREQRIADGIDD, encoded by the coding sequence ATGACTGATATTCCGGGCAAGCCCACCTCGGCCTCCCGTACCACCCTGAGCCACATCATGACGGGCACCGACACCAATCTCCTCGGCACGGTGCACGGTGGCGTGATCATGAAACTGGTGGACGACGCGGCCGGTGCCGTGGCCGGGCGGCACTCCGGCGGGCCCGCGGTCACCGCCTCCATGGACGAGATGGTCTTCCTGGAGCCGGTACGGGTCGGTGACCTGGTCCATGTGAAGGCCCAGGTGAACTGGACGGGCCGGTCCTCGATGGAGGTCGGGGTCCGGGTGCTCGCCGAGCGGTGGAACGAGTCCACCCCGGCCCAGCAGGTCGGCAGCGCCTATCTGGTCTTCGCCGCCGTGGACGCGGACGGCAAACCCCGCGTCGTACCGCCGGTGGTCCCCGAGACCGAGCGGGACAAGCGGCGCTACCAGGAGGCGCAGATCCGCCGTACGCACCGGCTCGCCCGGCGCCGCGCGATCAAGGAGCTCAGGGAACAGCGCATCGCCGACGGCATCGACGACTGA
- a CDS encoding DUF397 domain-containing protein encodes MPVYTWQKSSYSTEGANCVNVAIAPDGGIALRESDSPSAILTTTPASLGALLATVKRGNTPRADRA; translated from the coding sequence GTGCCCGTATACACCTGGCAGAAGTCCTCGTACAGCACCGAGGGCGCGAACTGCGTCAACGTCGCCATAGCCCCCGACGGCGGCATCGCACTCCGGGAAAGCGACTCCCCCAGCGCGATCCTCACCACGACCCCCGCATCACTCGGCGCCCTGCTCGCCACAGTCAAACGCGGCAACACGCCCCGGGCCGACCGCGCCTGA
- a CDS encoding LCP family protein, translating into MDAHSRGRAGDDDIDPADQWVLNPDTGNYELRLNPSGTQSGGNAPRGSESGSGRTRRRDSPPAQGSRRSSRQPSVPQQSPRRDVPAQRSRRAGSAGGDGPDGPQQSAAGRRKRKQPKARKKKALMWTGGVVAFVLVGVSVGGYALYEHFQGNLNTVDVVGGSTGSTKDRAVNILLIGTDKRTGKGNEGYGDKGSVGHADTNILFHVSKDRTNATALSIPRDLITDIPDCETKQPDGSTKVIPGTPHVRFNTSLGQDGRDPGCTMKTVKELTGLNVDHFMMADFNAIKTLSTAVGGVEVCVGRDIDDKESHLKLPKGKSTVEGEQALAFVRTRHSFGNHGDLDRIQVQQQFLASLIRKMTSGDILTSPTKLYTLADAATKALTVDSAIGSIDKLKDLAMDLKKVNPKNVTFTTLPVLDNPAEKVPVTVVLNSAKADPVFSMMREDVSLTEVKKKAKAAESKQAALLKGPRAQASDVRVKVLNGGAVSGSAQTTLTWLQNTEGVLKSENGGNHKPDLAKTTLTYAPNQADQARKLADLMGLPASALKPGTTDSVGLTPMTLVLGADFKAAGTPIAAPAKAPEDIQRVEADKTVCPK; encoded by the coding sequence GTGGACGCGCATAGCCGTGGGCGGGCGGGCGATGACGATATCGACCCCGCGGACCAATGGGTACTCAACCCGGACACCGGCAATTACGAACTGCGACTGAATCCCTCCGGAACGCAATCAGGGGGAAATGCGCCGCGGGGATCCGAATCCGGTTCCGGCCGTACCCGGCGCCGGGATTCGCCTCCCGCGCAGGGCTCCCGGCGTTCGTCGCGGCAGCCGTCGGTGCCGCAGCAGTCGCCGCGCCGGGACGTGCCGGCCCAGCGCAGCCGCCGGGCGGGAAGCGCGGGGGGCGACGGGCCGGACGGTCCGCAGCAGTCCGCGGCGGGCCGCCGCAAGCGCAAGCAGCCGAAGGCGCGCAAGAAGAAGGCCCTGATGTGGACGGGCGGCGTGGTGGCCTTCGTCCTCGTCGGTGTGTCCGTCGGCGGGTACGCCCTCTACGAGCACTTCCAGGGCAACCTCAACACCGTTGACGTGGTGGGCGGTTCGACCGGCTCCACCAAGGACAGGGCCGTCAACATATTGCTGATCGGTACGGACAAGCGCACCGGCAAGGGCAACGAGGGCTACGGCGACAAGGGCAGCGTCGGCCACGCCGACACCAACATCCTGTTCCACGTCTCCAAGGACCGGACGAACGCCACCGCGCTCTCCATCCCCCGCGACCTGATCACCGACATCCCGGACTGCGAGACCAAGCAGCCGGACGGCTCGACGAAGGTCATCCCGGGGACGCCGCACGTCCGCTTCAACACCAGCCTCGGCCAGGACGGCCGCGACCCCGGCTGCACCATGAAGACGGTCAAGGAACTCACCGGTCTGAACGTCGACCACTTCATGATGGCCGACTTCAACGCCATCAAGACGCTCAGCACCGCGGTGGGCGGGGTCGAGGTCTGCGTCGGCAGGGACATCGACGACAAGGAATCGCACCTCAAGCTCCCCAAGGGCAAGAGCACGGTGGAGGGCGAGCAGGCACTGGCCTTCGTCCGCACCCGGCACAGCTTCGGCAACCACGGCGACCTGGACCGTATCCAGGTGCAGCAGCAGTTCCTCGCCTCGCTGATCCGCAAGATGACCTCGGGCGACATCCTCACCAGCCCCACCAAGCTGTACACCCTGGCGGACGCGGCGACCAAGGCGCTCACGGTCGACAGCGCGATCGGCAGCATCGACAAGCTCAAGGACCTCGCGATGGACCTGAAGAAGGTCAATCCGAAGAACGTCACCTTCACGACGCTGCCGGTCCTCGACAACCCGGCGGAGAAGGTCCCCGTCACCGTGGTGCTGAACAGCGCCAAGGCCGACCCGGTGTTCTCGATGATGCGCGAGGACGTCTCGCTCACCGAGGTGAAGAAGAAGGCGAAGGCGGCCGAGAGCAAGCAGGCCGCACTCCTCAAGGGCCCCCGGGCCCAGGCGTCCGACGTCCGGGTCAAGGTCCTCAACGGCGGCGCCGTCTCGGGCTCCGCACAGACCACGCTGACCTGGCTGCAGAACACCGAGGGCGTACTGAAGTCGGAGAACGGCGGCAACCACAAGCCCGATCTGGCCAAGACCACCCTCACGTACGCGCCGAACCAGGCAGACCAGGCCCGCAAGCTCGCGGACCTCATGGGCCTGCCCGCATCGGCGCTGAAGCCCGGCACGACGGACTCCGTCGGCCTCACCCCGATGACTCTCGTCCTGGGAGCCGACTTCAAGGCCGCGGGGACACCGATAGCCGCTCCGGCAAAGGCGCCGGAAGACATCCAGCGCGTGGAAGCAGACAAGACCGTGTGTCCCAAGTGA
- a CDS encoding LCP family protein: MGQSSVRGEGTRNSRARQLGWDDSLYEPGAAGPGPGGEGGGRRRQGGPRGRGRRGKRRILRWVAAAVSLVIIGTAGAGYLYYRHLNGNLKKDALNLGDHQAPKTKANAAGQTPLNILLIGSDARDSKENQKLGGAKNTFGAPPLADVQMLLHVSADRSNMSVVSLPRDTVLKIPKCTAKDGKEYPATGWTLANESLGRGGPGCTVATWESLTGIHIDHFMKIDFSGVVSMADAIGGVPVCVDANVYSHTHDGHGSGLKVRKGTTPVKGQQALQWLRTRYGFWPDTDVVRTKAQHMYMNSMVRQLRKGTKLTNPGKLMDLAEAATNALTVDDAIDTGLKLYDLAGELKKVPTSRITMTTMPNVNSVRPGFEEKVDPKAGDADKLFSMVRDDIPLDGKASKRKKPAEKVSDDPAAPKAEIGITVQNGTAGDGGLPTKGRAGEITALLTGQGFTRATASQQLDPQAKTTVLFPSADLEGDAQAVAKAMGVPLHSVKKSTDVTGVTVIVGSDWRTGTTYPKSQADDGKTPESAEALQGDDESACMHVDPAYTW, encoded by the coding sequence GTGGGACAGAGCAGCGTGCGGGGCGAGGGGACGCGGAACTCACGCGCCCGTCAACTCGGCTGGGACGACAGTCTTTACGAGCCGGGGGCTGCCGGCCCGGGTCCTGGCGGCGAGGGTGGCGGACGCCGCAGACAGGGCGGACCGCGCGGACGCGGGCGGCGTGGGAAACGCCGAATACTCCGCTGGGTGGCGGCTGCCGTCTCCCTGGTGATCATCGGCACCGCCGGCGCCGGTTATCTCTACTACCGCCACCTGAACGGCAATCTGAAGAAGGACGCGCTCAACCTCGGCGACCACCAGGCCCCGAAGACGAAGGCCAACGCGGCGGGCCAGACCCCGTTGAACATCCTGTTGATCGGCTCCGACGCGCGGGACTCCAAGGAGAACCAGAAGCTCGGCGGCGCCAAGAACACCTTCGGCGCCCCGCCGCTGGCCGATGTGCAGATGCTGCTGCACGTCTCGGCGGACCGCAGCAACATGTCGGTGGTGAGCCTGCCGCGCGACACCGTGCTGAAGATCCCCAAGTGCACGGCCAAGGACGGCAAGGAATACCCGGCGACGGGCTGGACGCTGGCCAACGAGTCGCTGGGGCGCGGCGGTCCCGGCTGCACCGTCGCCACCTGGGAGTCCCTCACCGGCATCCACATCGACCACTTCATGAAGATCGACTTCTCGGGTGTGGTCTCGATGGCCGACGCGATCGGCGGTGTCCCGGTCTGCGTGGACGCCAACGTCTACTCGCACACCCACGACGGCCACGGCTCCGGGCTGAAGGTGAGGAAGGGCACCACCCCGGTCAAGGGGCAGCAGGCGCTCCAGTGGCTGCGTACGCGCTACGGGTTCTGGCCGGACACCGATGTCGTACGGACCAAGGCCCAGCACATGTACATGAACTCGATGGTCCGCCAGCTGCGCAAGGGCACCAAGCTCACCAATCCCGGCAAGCTGATGGACCTCGCCGAGGCGGCGACCAACGCACTCACCGTGGACGACGCGATCGACACGGGCCTGAAGCTGTACGACCTGGCCGGGGAGCTCAAGAAGGTCCCGACCTCGCGGATCACCATGACCACGATGCCGAACGTCAACTCCGTACGGCCCGGTTTCGAGGAGAAGGTCGACCCCAAGGCGGGCGACGCGGACAAGCTGTTCTCGATGGTCCGTGACGACATCCCGCTGGACGGCAAGGCCTCCAAGAGGAAGAAGCCCGCCGAGAAGGTCTCCGACGATCCGGCGGCTCCCAAGGCGGAGATCGGCATCACCGTGCAGAACGGCACGGCAGGGGACGGCGGGCTGCCCACGAAGGGCCGCGCCGGAGAGATCACCGCGCTGCTCACCGGGCAGGGCTTCACCCGGGCCACTGCTTCCCAGCAGTTGGATCCGCAGGCGAAGACCACCGTGCTCTTCCCCAGCGCCGACCTGGAGGGCGACGCCCAGGCGGTGGCGAAGGCGATGGGAGTGCCGCTGCACTCCGTGAAGAAGTCCACCGACGTCACCGGAGTCACGGTGATCGTGGGCAGCGACTGGCGTACGGGGACGACCTACCCCAAGTCCCAGGCGGACGACGGCAAGACGCCGGAATCGGCGGAGGCGCTCCAGGGTGACGACGAGTCGGCGTGCATGCACGTCGACCCCGCGTACACCTGGTAG
- a CDS encoding DUF397 domain-containing protein, with the protein MDTYRWQKSSFSGEAANCVDVAIAPDGGIALRESDSPSAILTTTPASFGALLAAVRHRKFTRRITKSI; encoded by the coding sequence ATGGACACCTATCGCTGGCAGAAGTCTTCTTTCAGCGGCGAAGCCGCAAACTGCGTCGACGTCGCCATAGCCCCCGACGGCGGCATCGCACTCCGGGAAAGCGACTCCCCCAGCGCGATCCTCACCACGACCCCCGCCTCATTCGGCGCCCTGCTCGCCGCAGTCAGGCACCGGAAGTTCACCCGCAGAATCACGAAGAGCATCTGA
- a CDS encoding glycosyltransferase family 2 protein, which translates to MNATPAVSVIMPVLNEERHLRNSVRHILEQEYDGEMEVVIAIGPSSDRTEEIAAELVREDPRVHTVANPTGRTPAALNAAIKASRHPVVVRVDGHGMLSPNYIATAVRLLEETGAMNVGGIMHAEGENAWEDAVAAAMTSKIGVGNAAFHTGGKAAPAETVYLGVFRREALEQQGGYNEEFIRAQDWELNFRIRDAGGLIWFSPELRVQYRPRPSVRALAKQYKDYGRWRHVVARYHEGSINLRYLAPPTAVCAIAAGIVVGAAVTPWAFLVPAAYAAAIVAGSVPAGKGLSLKARAQIPVALATMHMCWGFGFLTSPRSLARKVIASRRPTVRAAA; encoded by the coding sequence ATGAACGCCACGCCCGCTGTTTCTGTGATCATGCCGGTCCTCAACGAGGAACGGCATCTGCGCAACTCGGTCCGCCACATCCTGGAGCAGGAGTACGACGGCGAGATGGAGGTGGTGATCGCCATCGGCCCGTCGTCGGACCGTACCGAGGAGATCGCCGCCGAGCTGGTACGGGAGGACCCGCGGGTCCACACCGTCGCCAACCCCACCGGCCGTACCCCCGCGGCACTCAACGCCGCGATCAAGGCCTCCCGGCACCCCGTCGTGGTGCGGGTCGACGGCCACGGCATGCTCTCGCCGAACTACATCGCCACCGCGGTCCGCCTCCTGGAGGAGACCGGCGCGATGAACGTCGGCGGCATCATGCACGCCGAGGGCGAGAACGCCTGGGAGGACGCGGTCGCCGCCGCGATGACCTCCAAGATCGGCGTCGGCAACGCGGCGTTCCACACCGGCGGCAAGGCGGCCCCCGCGGAGACCGTCTACCTGGGGGTCTTCCGGCGCGAGGCGCTGGAGCAACAGGGCGGGTACAACGAGGAGTTCATCCGCGCCCAGGACTGGGAGCTGAACTTCCGGATCCGCGACGCGGGCGGCCTGATCTGGTTCTCGCCCGAACTGCGCGTCCAGTACCGGCCGCGCCCCTCGGTCCGGGCGCTCGCCAAGCAGTACAAGGACTACGGCCGCTGGCGGCATGTCGTCGCCCGCTACCACGAGGGTTCGATCAACCTCCGCTACCTCGCGCCGCCGACCGCGGTCTGCGCGATCGCGGCGGGCATCGTGGTCGGCGCCGCCGTCACCCCGTGGGCGTTCCTCGTACCCGCGGCCTACGCCGCGGCCATCGTGGCGGGCTCGGTGCCGGCCGGCAAGGGCCTGTCGCTCAAGGCGCGGGCGCAGATCCCCGTCGCGCTGGCGACGATGCACATGTGCTGGGGCTTCGGCTTCCTGACCAGCCCCCGCTCGCTGGCCCGGAAGGTCATCGCCAGCCGCCGCCCGACGGTCCGCGCCGCGGCCTGA
- a CDS encoding GrpB family protein — protein MANDTTTTSTRPVVLPPDPAWQSRGRAIADELCAALAPLALRIEHIGSTAIPGMAAKPVYDLQASVEDLAAAADAFAGPLAARGFQRSPYERDHVPAGSDDDPARWGKRLWWLRSETGEDVNLHVRVAGSPNERLALLFRDWFRAHPEAVPAYAAFKRTLADAVPDVGTYADVKDPVVDLVVGIAEQWVTETGWTPQG, from the coding sequence ATGGCCAACGACACCACCACCACGTCCACCCGCCCGGTCGTGCTTCCCCCGGACCCCGCCTGGCAGTCGCGCGGTCGCGCCATCGCCGACGAGCTGTGCGCGGCGCTCGCCCCACTGGCACTGCGGATCGAGCACATCGGCTCCACCGCGATCCCCGGCATGGCGGCCAAGCCGGTCTACGACCTCCAGGCGAGCGTCGAGGACCTGGCAGCAGCGGCCGACGCGTTCGCGGGGCCGCTGGCGGCCCGTGGGTTCCAGCGCTCTCCGTACGAACGCGACCACGTACCGGCCGGGTCCGACGACGACCCCGCCCGCTGGGGCAAGCGGCTGTGGTGGCTGCGCTCGGAGACGGGCGAGGACGTCAACCTCCATGTACGGGTGGCCGGTTCACCCAACGAGCGGCTCGCGCTGCTCTTCCGCGACTGGTTCCGGGCCCACCCGGAGGCGGTGCCCGCGTACGCGGCCTTCAAGCGGACCCTCGCCGACGCGGTGCCCGACGTGGGGACGTACGCCGATGTGAAGGATCCGGTGGTGGACCTGGTCGTGGGGATCGCCGAGCAGTGGGTGACCGAGACCGGCTGGACGCCGCAGGGCTGA
- a CDS encoding AAA family ATPase, whose product MQDNHFALTRVRLRQYRSIAEADVKLGRLLLLVGPNGSGKSNFLDALRLLSESLQTSLDQALRSRGGVAEVRRRSTGHPTHFSIDLEFSGPGYEGEYGFEVAAVKGGGFRIARENCGVWFDARTGEGQRYADARFRVEKGVLADQSEPVMPPVNDRRLYLVSAAGLDAFQPVFDGLAGISVFSLTPDVMRQPQTPDSGEFLHRDGANIASVLHRLDRADKARVEAYLHQIVPGMREVSRSELGNGETLEFVQDVPGAKNPWRFQAQSMSDGTLRALGVLVALFAGTGQTLSPVGIEAPESALHPAAVCVLLDVLRDASERRQVIVTTHSSDLLDRHDFELAQLRAVRSIGGETKIGALDAADALAMSEQLYTPGELLRTDQLLPVTKLLSGQVR is encoded by the coding sequence ATGCAGGACAACCATTTTGCGCTGACCAGGGTCAGGCTCCGGCAGTACCGAAGCATCGCGGAGGCTGACGTCAAGCTGGGGCGGCTGCTTCTCCTGGTAGGGCCCAACGGGTCGGGCAAGAGCAATTTCCTCGACGCGCTGCGGCTGCTTTCCGAGTCACTGCAGACCTCGCTCGACCAGGCGCTGCGGAGCCGTGGCGGGGTCGCGGAAGTACGGCGGCGGTCCACCGGGCATCCGACGCACTTCTCCATCGACCTGGAGTTCAGCGGCCCCGGTTACGAGGGGGAATACGGGTTCGAGGTCGCCGCGGTGAAGGGCGGCGGGTTCCGGATCGCCCGCGAGAACTGCGGGGTGTGGTTCGACGCGCGGACCGGCGAGGGGCAGCGGTACGCCGACGCCCGGTTCCGGGTCGAGAAAGGGGTGCTGGCGGATCAGTCCGAGCCGGTGATGCCGCCGGTGAACGACAGGCGTCTCTACCTGGTGTCCGCGGCGGGGCTCGACGCGTTCCAGCCGGTTTTCGACGGGCTCGCCGGGATCAGTGTGTTCAGCCTGACGCCTGATGTCATGCGGCAGCCGCAGACACCCGACTCCGGGGAGTTCCTGCACCGGGACGGCGCCAATATCGCCAGCGTGCTGCACCGGCTGGACCGGGCCGACAAGGCAAGGGTCGAGGCGTATCTGCACCAGATCGTTCCCGGGATGCGCGAAGTGTCCCGTTCGGAGCTGGGTAATGGGGAGACGCTGGAATTCGTCCAGGACGTACCCGGGGCGAAGAACCCGTGGCGCTTTCAGGCCCAGTCCATGTCGGACGGCACACTTCGGGCGCTCGGCGTGCTGGTCGCTCTCTTCGCCGGCACGGGGCAGACGCTCAGCCCGGTCGGCATCGAGGCCCCGGAGAGCGCGCTCCACCCGGCAGCGGTATGTGTCCTACTGGACGTGCTGCGCGACGCGAGTGAACGGCGCCAGGTCATCGTGACCACCCACAGCTCCGACCTGCTCGACCGCCATGACTTCGAACTGGCGCAGCTGCGCGCGGTCCGCTCGATCGGTGGCGAGACGAAGATCGGGGCACTCGATGCCGCCGACGCGCTCGCCATGAGCGAACAGCTCTACACACCAGGCGAGTTGCTCCGAACCGACCAACTTCTCCCGGTGACGAAGCTCCTCTCCGGTCAGGTCCGGTGA
- a CDS encoding LCP family protein: MLITKAYGGRFPARPPLRCSVSPVPPPRRRRPPPKRPRWGMRLTTTLSVLVLGAGGIGHALLSELDGIGRIDPFKDMKNRPAAGRGMNVLLVGTDGRDKITPEEKKKYHLGGAPCHCTDTLMMVHVSADRSRVSVVSLPRDSYAMVPARTEADGRKRDAHPIKLNAAYAEGGPGLTVRTVEQMTGVKVDHYLEVDFTSFMKTVDVLGGVDVCTVRPLKDSYSGLDLPVGTSRLDGGGALQYVRSRHVDGASDISRMQRQQRFMASLIEKATSSGVLLNPVRFREVTSTVFDSVRADKGFDADQMLSLGQAMRGFSPSSSEFTSVPIGQMNYLVRGIGSTVKWDARKAGKLFRALRDDKPIAQHRSATAKTKQVDVEPNQIRVQVANGTATTGLAARADKGLHASGFLSSVAVTAPGRAAPQNVKHTYIEYDPRWNRSVQSVAAALPGAELRKVNGLGPTLKVTLGSDFTSVTPVRPEEPAAGQFGAVTGDQVVCR; encoded by the coding sequence ATGCTGATCACAAAGGCATACGGTGGCCGCTTCCCCGCCCGTCCCCCTCTGAGGTGTTCCGTGTCCCCCGTGCCCCCGCCCCGCCGCCGCAGGCCGCCGCCGAAGCGTCCCCGCTGGGGCATGCGGCTGACCACCACCCTCTCCGTGCTGGTCCTCGGCGCCGGAGGAATCGGCCACGCGCTCCTCAGCGAGCTGGACGGCATCGGCAGGATCGATCCCTTCAAGGACATGAAGAATCGTCCCGCCGCGGGCCGGGGCATGAATGTGCTGCTGGTCGGCACGGACGGCCGGGACAAGATCACGCCGGAGGAGAAGAAGAAGTACCACCTGGGCGGGGCGCCCTGTCACTGCACCGACACGCTGATGATGGTCCACGTCTCGGCGGACCGCTCACGGGTGAGTGTGGTGAGCCTGCCACGGGACAGTTACGCGATGGTTCCCGCCCGCACCGAGGCGGACGGCCGGAAGCGCGACGCCCACCCGATCAAGCTCAACGCGGCCTACGCGGAGGGTGGCCCCGGACTCACCGTACGGACCGTGGAGCAGATGACCGGGGTGAAGGTCGACCACTACCTGGAGGTCGACTTCACCAGCTTCATGAAGACGGTGGACGTGCTCGGCGGGGTCGACGTCTGCACGGTCCGCCCGCTGAAGGACTCGTACAGCGGCCTCGACCTGCCGGTGGGGACGAGCAGGCTCGACGGGGGCGGGGCGCTCCAGTACGTGCGCTCCCGGCACGTCGACGGGGCGTCCGACATCAGCCGGATGCAGCGCCAGCAGCGCTTCATGGCATCCCTGATCGAGAAGGCCACCAGCAGCGGGGTGCTGCTGAACCCGGTCAGGTTCCGCGAGGTGACGTCCACGGTCTTCGACTCGGTCCGCGCGGACAAGGGCTTCGACGCCGACCAGATGCTCAGCCTCGGCCAGGCGATGCGCGGCTTCTCCCCGTCGTCGTCGGAGTTCACGTCCGTGCCCATCGGGCAGATGAACTACCTGGTCAGGGGCATTGGCTCGACCGTGAAGTGGGACGCCCGGAAGGCTGGGAAGCTTTTCCGGGCGCTCCGCGACGACAAGCCGATCGCCCAGCACCGGTCGGCGACGGCGAAGACCAAACAGGTCGATGTGGAACCGAACCAGATCCGGGTCCAGGTGGCCAACGGGACCGCCACCACCGGTCTGGCCGCCCGCGCCGACAAGGGCCTGCACGCCAGCGGCTTCCTGTCGTCGGTCGCGGTCACCGCCCCGGGCCGGGCGGCCCCGCAGAACGTCAAGCACACCTACATCGAGTACGACCCACGCTGGAACCGCTCGGTGCAGTCCGTGGCGGCGGCCCTGCCGGGCGCCGAGCTGCGGAAGGTGAACGGGCTCGGCCCGACGCTGAAGGTGACGCTCGGATCGGACTTCACGTCGGTGACACCGGTGCGGCCGGAGGAACCGGCCGCCGGCCAGTTCGGCGCGGTCACCGGCGACCAGGTGGTCTGCCGGTAG
- a CDS encoding helix-turn-helix domain-containing protein has protein sequence MATAMPPTLRQRRLGTELRKLRERAGLSSTAAAAEVGIQQARMSMIEAGRYAVSADRVRALASAYACPDTTLVEALAAMTGGRGRGWWDEYRELLPASLVEVAEFEHYATELRVGVVVAMAGLVQTLEHARVAFQQSVPTMHPHEIEHRVSFRVKRQAVLHSSPPTPYTAIVHEAALRMGFGGPDIMRDQLSHLIAMSERGNVRILVVPFDRPHFPASGQPISYASGPVPQLDTVLLDSDHGCEFLDAEAQVYRYRSVLDRMETCALPPGKSRDFIRQIAKAI, from the coding sequence ATGGCCACGGCAATGCCACCGACATTGCGGCAACGCCGCTTGGGCACCGAGTTGAGAAAGTTGCGCGAACGGGCGGGACTGAGCTCCACCGCCGCCGCTGCTGAGGTCGGCATCCAGCAAGCCCGCATGAGCATGATCGAAGCTGGCAGGTACGCGGTCAGCGCCGACCGCGTCCGCGCACTCGCGTCTGCCTACGCCTGCCCCGATACGACCCTGGTCGAGGCATTGGCAGCGATGACGGGCGGGCGCGGTCGAGGATGGTGGGACGAGTACCGCGAGCTTCTTCCCGCCTCGCTGGTCGAAGTTGCCGAATTCGAGCACTACGCAACCGAGTTGCGAGTGGGTGTAGTCGTGGCGATGGCCGGTCTCGTACAGACCCTTGAGCACGCCCGGGTCGCATTCCAGCAGAGCGTTCCCACGATGCATCCACATGAGATCGAGCACCGGGTGTCATTCCGGGTGAAGCGTCAGGCTGTTCTCCACTCAAGTCCGCCCACCCCGTACACGGCTATCGTCCATGAGGCCGCACTCCGCATGGGTTTCGGCGGGCCGGACATCATGCGCGACCAGCTGAGTCACTTGATCGCGATGAGCGAACGGGGCAACGTGCGGATTCTGGTCGTGCCCTTCGACCGGCCACACTTCCCGGCCTCCGGCCAGCCCATCAGCTATGCAAGCGGGCCGGTCCCGCAGCTGGATACCGTCCTGCTGGACTCCGACCACGGCTGTGAGTTTCTGGACGCGGAGGCGCAGGTGTACCGGTACCGGTCTGTCCTGGACCGCATGGAGACCTGTGCGCTTCCACCGGGCAAGAGCCGTGACTTCATTCGTCAGATCGCAAAGGCCATCTGA